Proteins from one Podarcis raffonei isolate rPodRaf1 chromosome 1, rPodRaf1.pri, whole genome shotgun sequence genomic window:
- the ASB2 gene encoding ankyrin repeat and SOCS box protein 2: protein MATQVTVARNSQTGALGHEDYSLYSSMSEDELIELAIQQSLTEDPAEQTATQKTTTPTHNDPYCQNFYLYPWQRRSAQNQAASSGVRRRYDGSLFKTPQPEVLDPVVSAIQRGDENALLKMMQSGKNLAQPNKDGWLPLHEAAYYGQERCLKLLYKSYPGLLDQRTLQEETALYLATNRGNLECVRLLLQAGAEPDIANKARETPLYKACEHRNAEAVRVLLEYNADANHRCNRGWTALHEAVARNDLEIIDLLVKGGAKVESANSYGLTSFFVAAESGHLEALRYLAKCGADINTQASDKASALFEACKNGHEEIVEFLLSQGADANKTNKNGLLPIHVASKRGYYEIVKMLLPVTSRTRTKRSGISPLHLAAECNRDDVLEELVEAGFDVNFTLSPERSRLYEDRRTTVLYFSVFNNNIEAAQLLLEAGANPNVDLINPLLISIRHGCLKMIKLLIDYGANIDAYVASHPTTFPATIMFSMKYLALLKFLMDLGCDAISCFKCQYGCGPHPPIEAKRDRYHDPQVNKEQSIVQFCEMVSTPEMSRWAGPIIDVLLDYVGNVQLCSRLKEHIDSYEDWADIKYKAEPPRPLAHLCRIKIRSLIGKSRISLIDTLPLPGRLMRYLQYDYTR from the exons ATGGCGACACAAGTCACGGTGGCCAGGAATTCGCAGACGGGAGCTCTAGGACATGAGGACTACAGTCTCTATAGCAGTATGAGTGAAGATGAGCTCATTGAGTTGGCCATCCAGCAAAGCCTGACGGAAGACCCTGCAGAGCAAACAGCTACACAGAAGACAACCACGCCGACCCACAACGACCCTTACTGCCAGAATTTCTACCTTTACccttggcaaag GCGATCAGCACAGAATCAAGCGGCCAGTTCAGGGGTCAGACGGAGGTACGATGGCAGCCTGTTCAAAACACCCCAACCGGA AGTGCTGGATCCTGTGGTGTCAGCAATCCAGAGAGGAGATGAAAACGCACTTCTTAAAATGATGCAGTCGGGGAAAAACCTTGCACAGCCTAACAAAGATGGATGGTTGCCCCTCCATGAGGCTGCTTACTATGGACAAGAGCGCTGCTTGAAGCTGCTGTATAAAT CTTATCCTGGGTTACTTGATCAGCGTACGCTTCAGGAGGAAACGGCGCTCTACTTAGCAACAAATAGAGGGAATCTTGAGTGTGTGCGTTTATTGCTGCAGGCTGGAGCAGAACCTGATATTGCAAACAAAGCGAGGGAGACACCACTTTATAAAG CCTGTGAACACAGAAATGCCGAAGCTGTACGGGTGCTATTGGAGTACAATGCTGACGCGAACCATCGCTGCAATCGGGGGTGGACTGCCCTCCACGAAGCTGTGGCTCGGAATGACTTGGAAATAATAGACCTTTTGGTCAAAGGAGGTGCCAAGGTCGAAAGCGCAAATTCCTATGGGCTCACTTCCTTTTTCGTGGCAGCTGAGAGTGGCCACTTAGAAGCCTTGCGATACCTTGCCAAGTGCG GTGCTGACATCAATACCCAGGCCAGTGACAAAGCGTCTGCCCTTTTTGAAGCTTGTAAAAATGGACATGAGGAGATTGTGGAGTTTCTCTTGTCCCAAGGAGCTGATGCTAACAAAACCAACAAGAATGGCCTCTTGCCTATTCACGTGGCCTCCAAAAGAGGCTATTATGA GATTGTGAAAATGCTGCTCCCGGTCACCAGCCGCACTAGAACCAAACGCAGTGGCATCAGCCCTCTGCATTTGGCAGCTGAATGCAACCGCGACGATGTCTTGGAAGAGCTGGTTGAGGCTGGCTTTGACGTGAACTTCACTCTCTCTCCTGAGCGCTCGCGGCTCTACGAGGACAGGCGCACCACTGTCCTCTACTTCTCAGTTTTTAACAACAACATTGAAGCTGCTCAGCTGCTGCTTGAGGCTGGGGCCAATCCCAACGTCGACCTCATCAACCCCCTGCTCATCTCCATCCGCCATGGCTGCTTGAAGATGATAAAGCTGCTTATTGACTATGGAGCCAATATTGATGCCTACGTCGCTTCCCATCCAACGACCTTCCCTGCTACCATCATGTTCTCGATGAAGTATCTTGCTCTGCTGAAATTTCTGATGGATCTAGGCTGCGATGCCATCTCTTGCTTTAAATGTCAGTATGGGTGTGGCCCACATCCTCCCATTGAAGCTAAGAGAGACAGGTATCATGATCCCCAGGTGAATAAAGAGCAGAGCATTGTACAG TTTTGTGAAATGGTATCAACTCCGGAGATGAGTCGTTGGGCTGGGCCTATTATCGATGTTCTTCTGGATTATGTGGGCAATGTGCAACTTTGTTCCAGGCTCAAGGAGCACATTGACAGTTATGAAGACTGGGCTGACATTAAATACAAAGCAG AGCCACCAAGGCCACTTGCTCACCTCTGCCGGATCAAAATTCGAAGTCTGATTGGGAAGAGCCGTATTTCTCTTATTGACACTTTGCCTCTTCCAGGGAGACTGATGCGCTATTTACAATATGATTATACTCGCTGA
- the FAM181A gene encoding protein FAM181A — MASADSEVKTLLNFVNLASSDIKAALDKSAPCRRSVDHRKYLQKQLKRFSQKYSRLPRCHHHHHHLQQQQPQPARERKAPEERARGGLEAPVGRGERDSKACKAAEPGEQQQGVSEATARPDQVPMRKRQLPASFWEEPRPAPGPLGGNGVAFPAGAASNSSSPSSSSSSSKDLPVLEAKKSKKSPDDGTVSAAESPPGSRPDAEAAQVLSAWSCCPFQYHGPQASPGVYPPPLAASLPPVGPFPGLGLWRKNAASPAEGEPFRKAGGGGAGPKVHRPVVWKPIPTKPAAPPPIFGVFGYI, encoded by the coding sequence ATGGCCTCGGCCGACAGCGAGGTGAAGACTCTCCTCAACTTCGTCAACTTGGCCTCGAGCGACATCAAGGCGGCCCTGGACAAGTCGGCTCCGTGCCGGCGCTCCGTCGACCATAGGAAGTACCTACAGAAGCAGCTCAAGCGCTTCTCCCAGAAATACTCCCGCCTGCCTCgctgccaccatcaccaccaccacctgcagcagcagcagcctcagcccGCCAGAGAGCGGAAGGCGCCTGAGGAGAGAGCGCGAGGAGGCCTCGAGGCTCCTGTCGGCCGGGGCGAGAGAGACAGCAAGGCCTGCAAGGCCGCAGAGCCCGGCGAGCAGCAGCAGGGCGTCTCTGAGGCGACCGCTAGGCCCGACCAAGTGCCCATGAGGAAAAGGCAGCTGCCCGCCTCATTTTGGGAAGAGCCCCGGCCAGCTCCGGGCCCTCTGGGCGGGAACGGCGTCGCCTTCCCGGCGGGAGCCGCTTCCAACTCCTCGTCAccgtcgtcgtcgtcctcctcctccaaggACTTGCCCGTCCTTGAGgcaaagaaaagtaaaaaaagcCCGGATGACGGGACGGTTAGCGCTGCCGAGAGCCCGCCGGGAAGCAGGCCGGACGCTGAGGCCGCGCAGGTGCTGAGCGCCTGGAGCTGCTGTCCATTTCAGTACCACGGACCGCAAGCCTCTCCCGGCGTCTACCCGCCGCCGCTCGCCGCCTCCCTTCCGCCGGTAGGCCCCTTCCCGGGCCTGGGCCTGTGGAGAAAAAACGCGGCCTCGCCGGCGGAGGGAGAGCCCTTCCGCAAGGCGGGCGGCGGCGGGGCAGGCCCGAAAGTGCACCGGCCGGTGGTGTGGAAGCCCATCCCCACCAAGCCCGCCGCGCCGCCCCCCATCTTCGGCGTCTTTGGTTACATCTAG